GGGGTCAGCGTTAAGATGCTCCGCCACTACGACGAGCGGGGCCTCCTGCCGCCGGCCCGCGTCGACCCGTCGTCGGGCTACCGGTACTACTCGCCGGCCCAGCTGCCGGTCGTCGCCCGCCTCGTCGCCCTCCGCGGGCTGGGCTTCGGGCTCGACGAGGCCGGCGGGCTGCTGGCCGGCGACGGCGCCCTCGACCGGGAGGCGCTGGCCGCCCGCCGGCGGGCCATCCTCGCCGAGCGGGACGAGCTCGACCGGCGCCTGGCCGCCCTCGACGTGTTCGACCCGGCCGTGCCGGTGACGGCCAAGACCGTCCCGGCCGCCGCCTACGCCACGCGGCGGGCCACGGTGTCCGGCGAGGGCGACGTGGGCGCGCTGTTCGTGGACG
Above is a window of Acidimicrobiales bacterium DNA encoding:
- a CDS encoding helix-turn-helix domain-containing protein, which gives rise to MLRIGDFAALAGVSVKMLRHYDERGLLPPARVDPSSGYRYYSPAQLPVVARLVALRGLGFGLDEAGGLLAGDGALDREALAARRRAILAERDELDRRLAALDVFDPAVPVTAKTVPAAAYATRRATVSGEGDVGALFVDVEERVAAAGARAVAAPLALVHGAGGGEVDVEVAVPLAPGAAGAGAGAGVVLPARRVAAAVVVGPYAGVPAAAGAVLAWLAATGHRPCGP